The Impatiens glandulifera chromosome 3, dImpGla2.1, whole genome shotgun sequence genome contains a region encoding:
- the LOC124933075 gene encoding calmodulin-like protein 11, with product MAYNTLTVDQIAEFKDAFCLIDKDSDGVITTEELAAVIQSLNEHPTKEEVEEMMNEVDVDGDGTIDFNEFLSIMSNKIKDNVSDELREAFKVFDRDQDGFISALELRNVMINLGERLSDEEAEQMIREADLDGDGLVSYEEFARMMMVS from the exons atggCTTATAATACTTTGACAGTCGATCAGATTGCCGAGTTTAAGGATGCCTTTTGCTTGATAGACAAGGATTCGGATg gaGTGATTACGACGGAGGAGCTAGCGGCGGTGATACAGTCGTTGAATGAACATCCAACCAAAGAAGAGGTTGAAGAAATGATGAATGAAGTCGATGTAGATGGGGATGGAACTATCGACTTTAACGAGTTCTTGAGTATTATGTCCaataaaattaag GATAATGTGTCCGATGAACTGCGAGAAGCATTCAAAGTATTTGACAGAGACCAGGATGGTTTTATTTCAGCTCTTGAG TTGAGGAATGTGATGATAAATTTAGGAGAGAGGTTATCAGATGAAGAGGCAGAGCAGATGATTAGAGAAGCAGATTTAGATGGAGATGGTTTAGTTAGCTATGAGGAGTTTGCTAGGATGATGATggtatcataa